One window of Pyrus communis chromosome 12, drPyrComm1.1, whole genome shotgun sequence genomic DNA carries:
- the LOC137709790 gene encoding probable WRKY transcription factor 29, which produces MENWDLQAVVRGCNSNIDEVIEDSQIPYFCAPLSFQEDNELFAAKFPQAFEATTTLDELEELYKPFYPVFQLTTPPTILTSSISVPQEIITQAPKLIKNMEESTPVRKRISRKNQNKRVVKEVKAEDLFSDVWAWRKYGQKPIKGSPYPRSYYRCSSSKGCSATKQVERSCSNPETFIITYTAEHNHVHPTRRNSLAGSTRSKFLSSKNKDKCGSSSNSPATPTIAASIEDDREFVEGVSINAVKVEAKLSEQDEISKEIFLLDSTVNDENFPSFEDLDRKLEPVMDGWFSDEFSDNFPSPWFNIKGHSHTVTGAC; this is translated from the exons ATGGAGAACTGGGATTTGCAAGCTGTGGTAAGAGGGTGCAATAGCAATATTGATGAAGTCATAGAGGACTCCCAAATACCATATTTCTGTGCTCCTTTAAGCTTTCAAGAAGACAACGAACTGTTTGCTGCTAAATTTCCACAGGCCTTTGAAGCAACAACAACTTTAGATGAATTGGAGGAGCTTTACAAGCCTTTTTACCCAGTTTTTCAACTTACAACCCCACCAACTATTCTTACCTCTTCCATATCTGTCCCCCAAGAAATCATCACACAAGCACCCAAGCTGATAAAAAACATGGAGGAATCAACACCTGTTCGTAAAAGAATAag CAGGAAGAATCAGAACAAAAGGGTTGTGAAAGAGGTTAAAGCAGAAGATCTCTTTTCGGATGTGTGGGCGTGGCGTAAGTATGGGCAAAAACCCATCAAAGGATCGCCATATCCGAGGAGCTATTACAGATGCAGCAGCTCAAAAGGATGTTCAGCGACAAAACAAGTAGAAAGGAGCTGTTCGAATCCTGAAACGTTTATCATAACCTACACTGCAGAACACAACCATGTTCATCCAACTCGTCGAAACTCTCTTGCGGGCAGCACCAGAAGCAAGTTCCTTTCATCTAAAAACAAGGACAAGTGTGGTAGTTCTTCGAATTCTCCAGCTACGCCTACTATTGCCGCATCCATTGAAGATGATCGTGAGTTTGTGGAAGGCGTGAGTATTAATGCTGTAAAAGTGGAAGCAAAATTGTCGGAACAGGACGAAATTAGtaaggaaatttttttgttggatAGTACGGTGAATGATGAAAATTTCCCAAGCTTTGAGGATTTGGATAGAAAGTTGGAACCAGTCATGGATGGTTGGTTTTCGGATGAATTTTCAGACAATTTTCCAAGTCCTTGGTTCAATATTAAGGGTCACTCTCATACTGTAACCGGTGCTTGCTGA